From Streptomyces asiaticus, one genomic window encodes:
- a CDS encoding S8 family serine peptidase yields the protein MRRLRRFLAVVGAAGVMGAMAAPVASGRPSQAAAEAPPARTQQHTVTLITGDTVSVTTGADGKYAVEVERAPGRESAEFVTTQQDKDISVVPVDALRLMSKGRVDAGLFNITQLVKQGYDDRKTDSIPVIASYRADGAHPTPEGARKTLALTSVDGAALSARKADAADFWADVTRDKGLRKLWLDRKVKASLDVSVPQIGAPEMWKAGYDGKGVKVAVLDTGIDATHPDVKDAVADSKSFVPDQTVKDGHGHGTHVADTIVGSGAGSDGKYRGVAPGAKLLVGKVMNDAGEGYSSWIIEGMEWAAASGAKVVSMSLGGTASGPSDPLSEAVDQLSASSGALFVIAAGNSGPFEGTVETPGIADSALTVGAVDKSDKWATFSSRGPRSGDYAIKPEITAPGVNITAARAAGTSMGTPVNDLYTTASGTSMATPHVAGAAAIVAQVHPDWTGSQLKEALAGTARTSTADGPFTQGDGRVDVPRAATQNVFGTPILSYGQYAYDADKADPKAITYTNATDKPVTLKLASSVGDDSLTLGADTVTVPANGEVKALVTVDPARAKAGRHAGYITATGDDGAGGTVKVTTAVAYEKAEKLYDLNVTLLDREGKQSPGAALFTLQRLSDASQNQFGYMNASDSFQLPPGTYSLATWIPVYDSGKHEVATSVVGDPQIELNRDTSLTLDARKAVEIKPQTKEKDAESQGVTTSWHRELKGGSSFGLTYSMGKWRKHIYAAPTEKVTEGFFEFYSRWRLEKTKLTASVTSPERVTLNPEYADTYTGWPVKIDGKRKVRLVSAGAGTPEDFEGLDVKGKAVLVGLAPDGWPDEAVINATKAGAAYVLVYRKTTLGLWITAVDSATIPVMSVPGEEGDKLLSLLDGQSKGVTLELGGTANSPYLYDVLLPERDAIGENLTYPIDSRTTHKVTARYHAPGKDQLGAEATHTYRPYQLFSVEQKSEVPLGTQRTEYYSADPDTRVWRTAMQDYDGAGRQWSPLRTYAPGTKETVDWLSPVIRPTTAAEFGTSEREGDQLTVAIPEFSDSGTGHYGSAGAAKDGIDAVKTSLYADGKPVGEAPYGSGTFQVPAEKAAYRLTIDARRKADWSAYSTRTTTQWDFASAHTAQATALPLLSVDYDLGVDLLGRAKAGRKFGFGLTLRHQEGADTAKFTGAKAWVSYDDGTTWKRVELTRSGTGYRAAVGHPPLGATNGFVSLRVQAADADGNRIDQTVIRAYGLK from the coding sequence ATGCGAAGATTGCGTCGCTTCTTGGCTGTGGTGGGCGCCGCCGGTGTGATGGGCGCCATGGCCGCTCCGGTGGCCAGCGGGCGGCCGTCCCAGGCCGCCGCGGAGGCCCCACCGGCCCGTACGCAGCAGCACACGGTCACCCTGATCACCGGCGACACGGTCAGCGTCACCACCGGCGCCGACGGAAAGTACGCGGTGGAGGTGGAGCGGGCGCCGGGCCGCGAGTCGGCGGAGTTCGTGACCACCCAGCAGGACAAGGACATCAGCGTCGTACCCGTGGACGCGCTCCGGCTGATGTCCAAGGGCCGGGTCGACGCGGGCCTGTTCAACATCACCCAGCTGGTGAAGCAGGGCTACGACGACCGGAAGACCGACTCGATCCCGGTCATCGCCTCCTACCGCGCCGACGGCGCGCACCCGACCCCCGAGGGCGCGCGCAAGACCCTCGCCCTCACCAGCGTGGACGGTGCGGCGCTCAGCGCCAGGAAGGCCGACGCGGCGGACTTCTGGGCCGACGTCACACGCGACAAGGGGTTACGGAAGCTCTGGCTGGACCGGAAGGTCAAGGCGTCGCTCGACGTCAGCGTCCCGCAGATCGGCGCCCCGGAGATGTGGAAGGCCGGATACGACGGCAAGGGCGTGAAGGTCGCCGTGCTGGACACCGGCATCGACGCCACGCATCCGGACGTCAAGGACGCCGTCGCCGACTCCAAGAGCTTCGTCCCGGACCAGACCGTCAAGGACGGCCATGGCCACGGCACCCATGTGGCCGACACCATCGTGGGCAGCGGCGCCGGATCCGACGGGAAGTACAGGGGTGTGGCCCCGGGCGCGAAGCTGCTGGTCGGCAAGGTGATGAACGACGCGGGCGAGGGCTACTCGTCGTGGATCATCGAGGGCATGGAGTGGGCCGCCGCCTCCGGTGCCAAGGTCGTCTCCATGTCGCTCGGCGGCACGGCGTCCGGCCCCTCGGATCCCCTGAGCGAGGCGGTCGACCAGCTGTCGGCGTCCTCCGGGGCGCTGTTCGTGATCGCGGCGGGCAACTCCGGGCCGTTCGAAGGGACCGTGGAGACTCCCGGCATCGCCGACTCGGCCCTCACCGTCGGCGCCGTCGACAAGTCCGACAAGTGGGCCACCTTCTCCAGCCGTGGGCCGCGCTCCGGGGACTACGCGATCAAGCCCGAGATCACCGCCCCCGGTGTGAACATCACGGCGGCCCGCGCGGCCGGCACGTCCATGGGCACCCCCGTCAACGACCTGTACACCACGGCGAGCGGCACCTCCATGGCGACGCCGCATGTGGCGGGCGCGGCGGCGATCGTCGCGCAGGTCCACCCCGACTGGACCGGCTCGCAGCTCAAGGAGGCCCTGGCCGGCACCGCCAGGACCAGTACGGCGGACGGTCCCTTCACCCAGGGCGACGGCCGGGTCGACGTGCCGCGCGCGGCCACACAGAACGTCTTCGGGACCCCGATCCTCAGCTACGGCCAGTACGCGTACGACGCCGACAAGGCCGACCCCAAGGCCATCACGTACACCAACGCCACCGACAAGCCGGTGACGCTGAAGCTGGCGTCCTCGGTCGGCGACGACTCCCTGACCCTCGGCGCCGACACCGTGACCGTGCCCGCGAACGGCGAGGTGAAGGCCCTGGTCACCGTCGACCCGGCCAGGGCGAAAGCGGGCCGCCACGCCGGATACATCACCGCCACCGGCGACGACGGCGCGGGCGGCACGGTCAAGGTGACCACGGCCGTCGCCTACGAGAAGGCCGAGAAGCTCTACGACCTCAACGTCACGCTGCTGGACCGCGAGGGCAAGCAGTCGCCCGGGGCGGCGCTCTTCACCCTCCAGCGGCTCAGTGACGCGAGCCAGAACCAGTTCGGCTACATGAACGCCTCCGACTCCTTCCAGCTGCCGCCCGGCACCTACTCCCTCGCCACCTGGATCCCGGTCTACGACAGCGGGAAACACGAGGTCGCGACCAGCGTCGTGGGCGATCCGCAGATCGAGCTGAACCGCGACACCTCGCTCACCCTCGATGCCCGCAAGGCCGTCGAGATCAAGCCACAGACCAAGGAGAAGGACGCCGAATCCCAGGGCGTGACGACCTCCTGGCACCGGGAGCTGAAGGGCGGCAGTTCCTTCGGCCTGACCTACTCCATGGGCAAGTGGAGGAAACACATCTACGCGGCGCCGACCGAGAAGGTCACCGAGGGCTTCTTCGAGTTCTACAGCCGCTGGCGGCTGGAGAAGACGAAGCTGACCGCGAGCGTCACCAGTCCCGAGCGGGTCACGCTGAACCCGGAGTACGCGGATACGTACACCGGCTGGCCCGTCAAGATCGACGGTAAGCGGAAGGTGCGGCTGGTGTCGGCCGGGGCCGGTACGCCCGAGGACTTCGAGGGCCTGGACGTGAAGGGCAAGGCCGTGCTGGTGGGCCTGGCACCCGACGGATGGCCCGACGAAGCGGTCATCAACGCCACCAAGGCGGGCGCCGCGTACGTCCTCGTCTACCGCAAGACCACGCTCGGCCTGTGGATCACCGCGGTCGACAGCGCGACTATTCCCGTCATGTCCGTACCCGGCGAGGAGGGCGACAAGCTGCTCTCGCTGCTGGACGGCCAGTCCAAGGGGGTGACCCTCGAACTGGGCGGCACGGCCAACAGCCCGTACCTGTACGACGTCCTGCTGCCCGAGCGGGACGCCATCGGCGAGAACCTCACGTACCCCATCGACAGCCGCACCACCCACAAGGTCACCGCCCGCTACCACGCCCCCGGGAAGGATCAGCTCGGCGCCGAGGCCACCCACACCTACCGCCCCTACCAGCTCTTCTCGGTGGAGCAGAAGTCCGAGGTGCCGCTCGGCACCCAGCGCACCGAGTACTACAGCGCCGACCCCGACACCCGCGTCTGGCGCACCGCGATGCAGGACTACGACGGCGCCGGACGACAGTGGTCGCCGTTGCGGACCTATGCGCCCGGGACGAAGGAGACGGTGGACTGGCTGTCGCCGGTCATCCGGCCCACCACCGCGGCCGAGTTCGGCACCTCGGAGCGCGAGGGTGACCAACTCACCGTCGCCATACCGGAGTTCTCCGACTCGGGCACCGGACACTACGGCTCCGCGGGCGCGGCCAAGGACGGCATCGACGCGGTGAAGACCAGCCTGTACGCGGACGGCAAGCCGGTCGGCGAGGCCCCGTACGGCTCCGGCACCTTCCAGGTGCCCGCCGAGAAGGCCGCGTACCGGCTGACGATCGACGCCCGGCGGAAGGCCGACTGGTCGGCGTACTCGACCAGGACCACCACGCAATGGGACTTCGCCTCCGCGCACACCGCCCAGGCGACGGCGCTCCCCCTGCTCTCCGTCGACTACGACCTCGGCGTGGACCTGCTCGGCCGGGCCAAGGCGGGACGAAAGTTCGGCTTCGGCCTGACCCTTCGCCACCAGGAGGGCGCCGACACCGCGAAGTTCACCGGTGCGAAGGCATGGGTGTCCTACGACGACGGCACGACCTGGAAGAGGGTCGAGCTCACCCGCTCCGGCACGGGCTACCGGGCCGCGGTCGGCCATCCCCCGCTCGGCGCCACCAACGGCTTCGTCAGCCTGCGCGTCCAGGCCGCCGACGCGGACGGCAATCGAATCGATCAAACGGTCATTCGCGCATATGGCCTGAAGTAG
- a CDS encoding response regulator transcription factor, with protein sequence MDSRASVSASDETPATSPSPWAAAGVSDFDEALYHAILHQPEAGITGWSRLLGASPPRVRRACARLLRLGLIQAPDSTGGLRPVDPRIAVRALIRKRESESDLLAATADDMAKIYAAGLLRAEPSSLVEVVRGESANAARLEELYARAEHEVCLFDSPPYLAPLTPQLDLQSEVLRRGVAYRTVYSVTSLESPDLLAYAEGMVALGEQARVLPTVPMKLLVVDGRTAMLPLTSADVGPAYCAVIVRHSALTDALQTLFETFWQQGTPLSGTPDDGAEELSAADRRLIGLLAAGMKDEAIARHLGVSLRTLRRRVSDLQLRLAAAGRFQAGVRAAQRGWA encoded by the coding sequence GTGGACAGCAGAGCATCCGTATCCGCATCCGACGAGACCCCTGCCACGAGCCCGAGCCCCTGGGCCGCGGCAGGGGTCTCCGACTTCGACGAAGCGCTGTACCACGCGATCCTCCACCAGCCCGAGGCGGGCATCACCGGCTGGTCGCGACTGCTCGGCGCCTCCCCGCCGCGGGTACGCCGCGCCTGCGCCCGGCTGCTCCGCCTCGGCCTGATCCAGGCCCCCGACTCCACCGGGGGGCTGCGGCCCGTCGACCCCCGTATCGCCGTACGGGCCCTCATCCGCAAGCGCGAGAGCGAATCCGACCTGCTCGCCGCCACCGCCGACGACATGGCCAAGATCTACGCCGCCGGGCTGCTGCGCGCCGAGCCGTCCTCGCTCGTCGAGGTCGTACGCGGCGAGAGCGCCAACGCCGCCCGGCTGGAGGAGCTGTACGCCCGCGCCGAACACGAGGTCTGCCTCTTCGACTCCCCGCCCTACCTCGCCCCGCTCACCCCGCAGCTGGACCTCCAGAGCGAGGTGCTGCGCCGTGGGGTCGCCTACCGCACCGTGTACTCCGTCACCTCGCTGGAGTCCCCCGACCTGCTGGCGTACGCGGAGGGCATGGTCGCGCTCGGCGAACAGGCCCGGGTGCTGCCGACCGTCCCCATGAAGCTGCTGGTGGTCGACGGCCGGACCGCGATGCTGCCGCTGACCAGCGCGGACGTCGGTCCGGCCTACTGCGCGGTGATCGTGCGGCACTCCGCCCTCACCGATGCCCTCCAGACGCTCTTCGAGACCTTCTGGCAGCAGGGGACCCCGCTGAGCGGTACGCCGGACGACGGTGCCGAGGAGCTCAGCGCGGCGGACCGTCGGCTGATCGGCCTGCTGGCGGCGGGCATGAAGGACGAGGCCATCGCCCGTCACCTCGGCGTGAGTCTGCGCACCCTGCGCCGCCGGGTCAGCGACCTCCAGCTCCGCCTCGCCGCCGCCGGGCGCTTCCAGGCGGGCGTCCGCGCCGCCCAACGGGGCTGGGCCTGA
- a CDS encoding IclR family transcriptional regulator has protein sequence MAETGGVREVKSAGRTVELLELLAARGEQPARLRELAEELGVPRSSMYALLKTLIDRGWVRTDVTGSLYGIGIRALLTGTSYLDSDPRVRAARPYLDEASDALGETIHFARLDGGDVVYLATRESHEYLRPFSRVGRRLPAHVGALGKALLAERIDRELPLMSEELDQATPNTHRTRASLLADLKRVRERGHAIDREEGVLGIVGFGFALRYDVPAVDAISCSVPTARLTEGREERIVAVMREIRAKIETVVPRGSGTGPQWRP, from the coding sequence ATGGCGGAAACCGGTGGGGTGCGCGAAGTGAAGTCCGCGGGCCGCACCGTGGAACTGCTGGAGCTGCTCGCCGCGCGCGGCGAGCAGCCGGCCCGGCTGCGCGAGCTCGCCGAGGAGCTCGGCGTTCCGCGCAGCAGTATGTACGCCCTCCTCAAGACCCTGATCGACCGCGGCTGGGTGCGCACCGATGTCACCGGCTCGCTGTACGGCATCGGCATCCGCGCGCTGCTCACCGGCACCAGCTATCTGGACAGCGATCCACGGGTGCGGGCGGCGCGCCCGTATCTGGACGAGGCGTCCGACGCGCTGGGCGAGACCATTCACTTCGCCCGGCTGGACGGCGGCGATGTCGTCTACCTCGCCACGCGGGAATCGCATGAGTACCTGCGCCCCTTCAGCCGCGTCGGGCGGCGGCTCCCGGCCCATGTGGGGGCCCTGGGGAAGGCGCTGCTCGCCGAGCGGATCGACCGTGAACTCCCGTTGATGAGCGAGGAGTTGGACCAGGCGACACCCAACACCCACCGCACCCGCGCCTCGCTCCTGGCCGATCTGAAGCGGGTGCGGGAGCGCGGCCACGCCATCGACCGGGAGGAGGGGGTCCTGGGCATCGTGGGCTTCGGGTTCGCCCTGCGGTACGACGTACCCGCGGTGGACGCGATCAGCTGCTCGGTGCCGACGGCCCGGCTGACGGAGGGGCGGGAGGAGCGGATCGTCGCGGTGATGCGGGAGATCCGGGCGAAGATCGAGACGGTCGTGCCGAGGGGGAGCGGCACGGGGCCGCAGTGGCGCCCGTAG
- a CDS encoding GDSL-type esterase/lipase family protein: protein MTASLCALGLSLGVTSTARAAALGNGSVTDPNIVYTGRWDLGSAGAAVPNWTGGYLQTAFTGTTVKVKAREAVNFYASVDGGPDVFYAGVKGTVTLTPQPLPQGTHTLRVSYRSGDTVFQGLVLDAGAGTVAPRVPSGLIEFVGDSITAGALTDRLALDSYGWKTGERLGMLHTQIARSGYCLVGKDGCTGLATQFFKTASTGDQNWDFSRYQASAVVINLGTNDIGHGVTGPEFQSAYTGLLRDIRATYPNAALFAVQTLKKRYVTETKAAVSARNAAGDAKVTYVDTTGWLTDGTDYEDGNGHPNEAGHTKFADRLAPIIAAKLGTAPLKAAPGQPGDPNIRFTGRWDTKSSATAYTPYWAGAYFRTGFTGRTVKLKQRNAIDLWASIDGGPATFYDEAKGTVNLTPAPLAAGNHTLQVNYQVVAGSYHGDAVFQGLALDSGATTFAPPGPKNLIEFVGDSITVGTTTSQNARTAYGWLIGERLGADHTQIAQGGAALVDTADDRMSLEQQFTKLNPNAATPDWDFSRYQASAVVINLGTNDVGRGVTPAQFQASYASLLRKVRTAYPNAWIFALRTFSGRFGAETKAAVTASGDTRASYVDTTGWLAADDLSDSVHPNDKGHRTIADRLAPVISERLPGLPHVSRHDPR, encoded by the coding sequence ATGACCGCGTCGCTCTGCGCGCTGGGGCTGAGCCTCGGCGTCACCTCCACCGCGCGGGCGGCGGCCCTGGGGAACGGCTCGGTGACCGACCCCAACATCGTCTACACCGGCCGCTGGGACCTCGGCTCCGCCGGCGCAGCCGTCCCCAACTGGACCGGCGGCTACCTCCAGACGGCGTTCACCGGCACCACCGTGAAGGTCAAGGCCCGCGAGGCGGTGAACTTCTACGCGAGCGTCGACGGCGGCCCCGATGTCTTCTACGCGGGCGTCAAGGGCACCGTCACCCTCACCCCGCAGCCGCTCCCCCAGGGCACCCACACCCTCCGCGTCTCCTACCGCTCCGGCGACACCGTCTTCCAGGGCCTGGTCCTGGACGCGGGCGCGGGCACGGTCGCCCCGCGCGTCCCGTCCGGGCTCATCGAGTTCGTGGGCGACTCCATCACCGCGGGCGCCCTCACCGACCGGCTCGCGCTGGACTCGTACGGCTGGAAGACCGGCGAGCGGCTGGGCATGCTCCACACCCAGATCGCCCGCTCGGGCTACTGCCTGGTCGGCAAGGACGGCTGTACGGGCCTGGCCACGCAGTTCTTCAAGACGGCCTCCACCGGCGATCAGAACTGGGACTTCTCCCGCTACCAGGCCAGTGCGGTGGTCATCAACCTGGGCACCAATGACATCGGGCACGGCGTCACCGGGCCTGAGTTCCAGTCCGCGTACACCGGCCTCCTCCGCGACATCCGCGCCACGTACCCGAACGCCGCGCTCTTCGCCGTCCAGACCCTCAAGAAGCGCTATGTGACGGAGACCAAGGCGGCCGTGAGCGCGCGCAACGCGGCGGGCGACGCCAAGGTGACGTACGTCGACACCACCGGCTGGCTGACCGACGGCACGGACTACGAGGACGGCAACGGCCACCCCAACGAGGCGGGCCACACCAAGTTCGCCGACCGCCTGGCGCCGATCATCGCCGCGAAACTCGGCACCGCGCCCCTGAAGGCCGCGCCCGGCCAGCCGGGCGACCCCAACATCCGGTTCACCGGCCGCTGGGACACCAAGAGCTCGGCCACCGCCTACACCCCCTACTGGGCGGGCGCGTACTTCCGCACCGGCTTCACCGGCCGCACCGTCAAGCTCAAGCAGCGCAACGCGATCGACCTGTGGGCCAGCATCGACGGCGGCCCCGCCACCTTCTACGACGAGGCCAAGGGCACGGTGAACCTCACCCCGGCCCCGCTCGCCGCCGGAAACCACACGCTCCAGGTCAACTACCAGGTGGTCGCGGGCTCCTACCACGGTGACGCGGTCTTCCAGGGCCTGGCGCTCGACAGCGGCGCCACCACCTTCGCGCCGCCCGGCCCCAAGAACCTCATCGAATTCGTCGGCGACTCGATCACTGTCGGCACCACCACCTCGCAGAACGCCCGCACCGCCTACGGATGGCTCATCGGCGAACGGCTCGGCGCCGACCACACCCAGATCGCCCAGGGCGGCGCGGCCCTGGTCGACACGGCGGACGACCGGATGAGCCTGGAGCAGCAGTTCACCAAGCTGAACCCGAACGCCGCCACGCCCGACTGGGACTTCTCCCGCTACCAGGCGAGCGCGGTGGTCATCAACCTCGGCACCAACGATGTGGGCCGCGGGGTGACCCCGGCGCAGTTCCAGGCGTCCTACGCGAGTCTGCTGCGCAAGGTCCGCACCGCCTACCCGAACGCCTGGATCTTCGCGCTGCGCACCTTCAGCGGCCGGTTCGGCGCCGAGACCAAGGCCGCCGTGACGGCCTCCGGCGACACCAGGGCTTCCTACGTCGACACCACCGGCTGGCTCGCCGCCGACGACCTCTCGGACTCCGTCCACCCCAATGACAAGGGCCACCGCACCATCGCCGACCGCCTGGCCCCGGTCATCTCCGAGCGTCTCCCGGGCCTACCGCACGTGAGCCGCCACGACCCACGGTGA
- a CDS encoding LLM class F420-dependent oxidoreductase produces the protein MVRWGYTMMTEQAGPRQLVDDVVRAEQVGFDFSVTSDHYFPWLDSQGHAPYAWSVLGAAAQATSSIPLTTYVTCPTVRYHPAVVAQKAATLQLLSEGRFRLGLGSGENLNEHVVGQGWPSADVRHEMLEEAIEIIRALFGGGYVNHHGTHYDVDSAKLWDLPDQPPPIGVAVSGPQSCRLAGRLADILIATEPKSELVGDFERNGGGGKPRIGQIPVCYDPDRDAAIARAHDQFRWFGSGWKVNSELPGPASFAGATQFVRPEDVAASIPCGDDVGEFTELIRPFVDAGFTDVALVQIGGDHQRPFLDWAEKRLLPALREL, from the coding sequence ATGGTTCGATGGGGATACACGATGATGACCGAGCAGGCCGGTCCACGTCAGCTCGTCGACGACGTGGTCCGGGCCGAGCAGGTCGGGTTCGACTTCTCGGTGACGTCCGACCACTACTTCCCGTGGCTGGACTCCCAGGGGCACGCCCCGTACGCCTGGAGCGTGCTGGGCGCCGCCGCGCAGGCCACGTCCTCGATCCCGCTGACGACGTATGTCACCTGCCCCACCGTGCGCTACCACCCGGCGGTGGTGGCGCAGAAGGCGGCGACGCTCCAGCTGCTGTCCGAGGGGCGGTTCCGGCTGGGGCTCGGGTCCGGCGAGAACCTGAACGAGCATGTGGTCGGGCAGGGCTGGCCGTCGGCGGATGTGCGGCACGAGATGCTGGAAGAGGCGATCGAGATCATCCGGGCGCTGTTCGGCGGTGGCTATGTCAACCATCACGGCACCCACTACGACGTCGACTCGGCGAAGCTGTGGGATCTGCCGGACCAGCCGCCGCCCATCGGCGTGGCCGTCTCCGGGCCGCAGTCCTGCCGGCTGGCCGGGCGGCTGGCCGACATCCTGATCGCCACGGAGCCCAAGTCCGAGCTGGTGGGGGACTTCGAGCGCAACGGCGGCGGCGGGAAGCCCCGGATCGGCCAGATCCCGGTCTGTTACGACCCCGACCGGGACGCGGCGATCGCGCGCGCCCATGACCAGTTCCGCTGGTTCGGGAGCGGCTGGAAGGTCAACTCGGAGCTGCCGGGGCCCGCCTCCTTCGCGGGCGCCACCCAGTTCGTCCGGCCCGAGGACGTGGCCGCGTCCATTCCGTGCGGTGATGATGTCGGGGAGTTCACGGAGCTGATCCGGCCCTTCGTCGACGCGGGCTTCACCGATGTCGCCCTCGTCCAGATCGGCGGCGACCATCAGCGGCCGTTCCTGGACTGGGCCGAGAAGCGGCTGCTGCCCGCGCTCAGGGAGCTATAG
- a CDS encoding LysR family transcriptional regulator: protein MRIEQLEYIAAVTRLGSLRRAAEELHLSQPALSETVRNLERELGVDLLERKRSGATISAEGRELLPHIAGVIEAVDRLRGAAGDQHRVSRMIRLGTVNTATVPLLIPAVREFRATHPATQVEVVGAQQAEIHRALLEGSFDLGLVNCLQGDDVPPALETTVLLRGRPVVCLRPDSPLAARPTVSAADLLDGREPLIVMRSGYLMHRFIHRLLAGRTPSFSYSTDGAEMGKLMVAEGLGVTVLPDFSVIGDPLERGGAITHRTLADGEATEVLLMVQRRRSGSVPRAVRDLHELFVRRAETPATPRAPRGL from the coding sequence GTGCGAATTGAACAGCTGGAATACATCGCCGCCGTCACCCGCCTCGGATCGCTCCGCCGCGCCGCCGAGGAACTGCATCTGTCCCAGCCGGCGCTCAGCGAGACGGTGCGCAATCTCGAACGCGAACTCGGCGTGGATCTGCTGGAGCGCAAGCGCTCCGGCGCGACGATCAGCGCGGAGGGACGGGAGCTGCTGCCGCATATCGCGGGCGTCATCGAGGCCGTCGACCGGCTGCGCGGCGCCGCCGGGGACCAGCACCGGGTCAGCCGGATGATCCGGCTGGGCACGGTCAACACCGCGACCGTCCCGCTGCTGATCCCGGCCGTCCGGGAGTTCCGCGCCACCCACCCGGCGACCCAGGTCGAGGTGGTGGGCGCGCAGCAGGCCGAGATCCACCGGGCGCTGCTGGAGGGGAGTTTCGACCTGGGGCTGGTCAACTGCCTCCAGGGCGACGACGTTCCGCCCGCCCTGGAGACCACCGTGCTGCTGCGCGGCCGCCCGGTGGTCTGTCTGCGCCCGGACAGCCCGCTGGCCGCCCGGCCGACGGTGAGCGCGGCGGATCTGCTGGACGGGCGGGAGCCGCTGATCGTGATGCGCTCCGGCTATCTGATGCACCGCTTCATCCACCGGCTGCTGGCCGGGCGCACCCCGTCCTTCTCGTACTCCACCGACGGGGCCGAGATGGGCAAGCTGATGGTGGCCGAGGGGCTCGGTGTCACCGTGCTCCCCGACTTCAGCGTCATCGGCGACCCCCTGGAGCGCGGGGGCGCGATCACCCACCGGACGCTCGCGGACGGCGAGGCCACCGAGGTGCTGCTGATGGTCCAGCGCCGCCGCTCGGGCTCGGTGCCGCGCGCCGTACGCGACCTGCACGAGCTCTTCGTACGGCGCGCGGAGACTCCTGCGACTCCCCGGGCGCCCCGGGGGCTATAG
- the sfnG gene encoding dimethylsulfone monooxygenase SfnG — MPAEPLRFAYWVPNVSGGLVTSTIEQRTDWGYDYNRDLAVLAENNGFDYALSQVRYMASYGAEYQHESTSFSLALLLATQRLKVIAAVHPGLWHPGVLAKLGATADHLSDGRFAVNVVSGWFKGEFTALGEPWLEHDERYRRSEEFIRALRAIWTQDHAELAGDFYRIRDFSLKPKPLSSPGRPHPEIFQGGNSTAARAMAGRVSDWYFSNGKDFDGVTEQIRDVRASAATVGRPAPGFALNAFLIARDTEAEARETLREIVAKADTEAVAGFRGAVQQAGRSTADGKGMWQDSSFEDLVQYNDGFRTGLIGTPEQIAERIVAYKRLGVDLFLLGFLHYLEEVEYFGERVLPLVRELEAELPEPVPALP; from the coding sequence ATGCCCGCAGAACCCCTCCGTTTCGCCTATTGGGTACCCAATGTCAGCGGCGGACTGGTCACCAGCACCATCGAGCAGCGCACCGACTGGGGCTACGACTACAACCGCGATCTGGCCGTGCTCGCCGAGAACAACGGCTTCGACTACGCCCTCAGCCAGGTCCGCTACATGGCCAGCTACGGCGCCGAGTACCAGCACGAGTCGACCAGTTTCAGCCTCGCGCTGCTGCTGGCCACCCAGCGGCTGAAGGTCATCGCCGCCGTCCACCCCGGACTGTGGCACCCCGGCGTCCTGGCCAAGCTGGGTGCCACCGCCGATCACCTGTCCGACGGGCGGTTCGCGGTGAACGTGGTCAGCGGCTGGTTCAAGGGCGAGTTCACCGCGCTGGGCGAGCCCTGGCTGGAGCACGACGAGCGCTACCGCCGCTCCGAGGAGTTCATCCGGGCGCTGCGCGCCATCTGGACGCAAGACCACGCCGAACTGGCCGGGGACTTCTACCGGATCCGTGACTTCTCCCTCAAGCCCAAGCCGCTGAGCAGCCCCGGGCGCCCGCATCCGGAGATCTTCCAGGGCGGCAACTCCACCGCCGCCCGCGCCATGGCGGGCCGGGTCTCGGACTGGTACTTCAGCAACGGCAAGGACTTCGACGGCGTCACCGAGCAGATCAGGGACGTCCGCGCCTCCGCCGCCACCGTCGGCCGCCCCGCCCCCGGCTTCGCCCTCAACGCCTTCCTCATCGCCCGCGACACCGAGGCCGAGGCCCGCGAGACCCTCCGCGAGATCGTCGCCAAGGCCGACACCGAGGCCGTGGCCGGATTCCGTGGCGCCGTCCAGCAGGCGGGCCGGTCCACCGCCGACGGCAAGGGCATGTGGCAGGACTCCTCCTTCGAGGACCTGGTCCAGTACAACGACGGCTTCCGTACGGGGCTGATCGGCACCCCCGAGCAGATCGCCGAGCGCATCGTGGCGTACAAGCGGCTCGGCGTGGACCTCTTCCTCCTGGGCTTCCTGCACTACCTGGAGGAGGTCGAGTACTTCGGCGAGCGGGTGCTGCCGCTGGTCCGCGAGCTGGAGGCGGAGCTGCCGGAGCCCGTGCCCGCGCTGCCCTGA